A single Xenopus laevis strain J_2021 chromosome 3S, Xenopus_laevis_v10.1, whole genome shotgun sequence DNA region contains:
- the glce.S gene encoding D-glucuronyl C5-epimerase isoform X2, producing MEQSGSVKGMQPKVSRYGFKMRCLAARVNYKTLIFICSLFTLVTVLLWNKCSSNDHTSNVPWDPQRGLRVDSFDKRVAASESNGPPISEEASPQEQQKAPPLVGSKGTAQKYEEIDCMINEEQTVPCRKEGTEVYMPFSWVEKYFEVYGKIAQYDGFERFEFSHSYSKVYAQRGPYHSDGVFMSFEGYNVEVRDRVKCISGVEGVPLSTQWGPQGYFYPIQIAQYGLSHYSKNLTEKPPHVEVYETADEKSGVTGVWNIPKGASVTTVFDNVKNSHVKHFVVPETSEGASLLLGNTKDFILSLDVKFITNGSISVVMETTEKNQIFTLHYITNTQLIAFRDHDVFYGVGSRTAWSTLTRDLVTDLKKGVGLSNTKAVKQTKIMPKKVLQIVVKGSGFLDNVTISTTAHTAAFFAASDWLVRNQDAKGGWPIMVTRKLGEGFKALEPGWYSAMAQGQAISTLVRAYLLTKEQFYLDSALRATSPFKLPSEKHGVKAVFMNKYDWYEEYPTTPSSFVLNGFIYALLGLYDLKETAGEKQGKEARLLYERGMESLRAMLPLYDTGSGSIYDLRHFMLGTAPNLARWDYHTTHINQLQLLASMDGSPIFRDFIRRWKSYLKGGRAKHN from the exons ATGGAACAGTCTGGCTCTGTGAAAGGGATGCAGCCTAAAGTATCTAG GTATGGTTTCAAGATGCGTTGCTTGGCAGCCAGAGTCAACTATAAGACTCTCATCTTTATCTGCTCTCTCTTCACCCTCGTAACGGTCTTGCTTTGGAATAAATGTTCTTCCAATGACCATACTTCAAATGTGCCGTGGGATCCTCAGAGAGGTCTCCGAGTTGACAGCTTTGATAAGCGGGTAGCAGCTTCAGAGAGCAATGGTCCACCCATATCTGAGGAGGCATCTCCTCAGGAACAGCAGAAGGCTCCACCTTTGGTGGGAAGTAAAGGGACAGCGCAGAAGTATGAGGAGATAGATTGTATGATTAATGAAGAGCAAACCGTACCATGCAGAAAAGAAGGGACAGAAGTTTACATGCCCTTCTCCTGGGTGGAAAAGTACTTTGAGGTTTATGGGAAAATCGCTCAGTATGATGGCTTTGAGAGATTTGAGTTTTCCCATAGCTACTCTAAAGTATATGCACAACGTGGACCATACCATTCTGATGGGGTTTTTATGTCATTTGAAGGATACAACGTGGAGGTCAGAGACCGGGTAAAGTGCATCAGTGGAGTAGAAG GAGTCCCATTATCCACCCAGTGGGGTCCACAGGGATATTTCTACCCAATTCAGATTGCACAGTATGGTCTAAGCCACTACAGCAAAAATCTGACTGAGAAGCCCCCCCATGTGGAAGTATATGAGACGGCTGATGAAAAGAGCGGAGTGACAGGGGTTTGGAACATCCCTAAAGGAGCCTCCGTCACCACCGTGTTTGACAATGTCAAGAATAGCCACGTCAAGCATTTTGTGGTTCCAG AGACTTCAGAAGGTGCTTCACTGTTGTTGGGAAACACAAAGGACTTCATCTTATCTCTGGATGTGAAGTTTATAACTAATGGCAGCATTTCAGTGGTGATGGAGACTACAGAGAAGAACCAAATTTTTACCCTACACTACATCACCAATACACAGCTTATTGCATTCCGTGACCATGATGTCTTTTATGGGGTGGGATCCCGGACAGCCTGGAGCACGCTGACCCGTGATCTAGTGACAGACCTCAAAAAGGGCGTAGGACTGTCCAACACAAAGGCTGTGAAGCAGACCAAGATCATGCCTAAGAAAGTGCTCCAGATTGTGGTGAAGGGCAGTGGCTTTTTAGACAATGTCACCATATCAACCACTGCTCACACAGCTGCCTTTTTTGCTGCCAGTGATTGGCTGGTTAGAAATCAGGACGCCAAAGGCGGCTGGCCAATAATGGTGACTCGAAAGCTAGGAGAGGGATTTAAGGCATTGGAGCCAGGGTGGTATTCTGCTATGGCTCAAGGGCAGGCAATATCCACATTGGTCCGTGCCTACCTTCTTACCAAGGAACAGTTCTATCTGGACTCTGCACTCAGAGCCACTTCTCCATTTAAACTGCCTTCAGAAAAGCATGGTGTAAAAGCAGTGTTCATGAACAAATATGACTGGTATGAAGAGTACCCCACCACCCCAAGCTCGTTTGTATTGAATGGCTTCATTTATGCTTTGCTTGGTCTGTATGACCTAAAGGAAACAGCAGGAGAGAAGCAGGGTAAGGAGGCAAGGCTCCTGTATGAACGAGGGATGGAGTCCCTCCGTGCCATGCTGCCTCTATATGATACAGGATCTGGGAGTATCTATGATTTACGACACTTTATGCTAGGCACAGCCCCAAACCTTGCCCGCTGGGACTATCACACCACTCACATTAACCAGCTGCAATTACTTGCAAGTATGGATGGGTCTCCAATATTTAGAGACTTTATCCGACGCTGGAAAAGCTACCTGAAAGGGGGCAGAGCCAAGCACAACTAG
- the glce.S gene encoding D-glucuronyl C5-epimerase isoform X3: MFWYGFKMRCLAARVNYKTLIFICSLFTLVTVLLWNKCSSNDHTSNVPWDPQRGLRVDSFDKRVAASESNGPPISEEASPQEQQKAPPLVGSKGTAQKYEEIDCMINEEQTVPCRKEGTEVYMPFSWVEKYFEVYGKIAQYDGFERFEFSHSYSKVYAQRGPYHSDGVFMSFEGYNVEVRDRVKCISGVEGVPLSTQWGPQGYFYPIQIAQYGLSHYSKNLTEKPPHVEVYETADEKSGVTGVWNIPKGASVTTVFDNVKNSHVKHFVVPETSEGASLLLGNTKDFILSLDVKFITNGSISVVMETTEKNQIFTLHYITNTQLIAFRDHDVFYGVGSRTAWSTLTRDLVTDLKKGVGLSNTKAVKQTKIMPKKVLQIVVKGSGFLDNVTISTTAHTAAFFAASDWLVRNQDAKGGWPIMVTRKLGEGFKALEPGWYSAMAQGQAISTLVRAYLLTKEQFYLDSALRATSPFKLPSEKHGVKAVFMNKYDWYEEYPTTPSSFVLNGFIYALLGLYDLKETAGEKQGKEARLLYERGMESLRAMLPLYDTGSGSIYDLRHFMLGTAPNLARWDYHTTHINQLQLLASMDGSPIFRDFIRRWKSYLKGGRAKHN, from the exons ATGTTTTG GTATGGTTTCAAGATGCGTTGCTTGGCAGCCAGAGTCAACTATAAGACTCTCATCTTTATCTGCTCTCTCTTCACCCTCGTAACGGTCTTGCTTTGGAATAAATGTTCTTCCAATGACCATACTTCAAATGTGCCGTGGGATCCTCAGAGAGGTCTCCGAGTTGACAGCTTTGATAAGCGGGTAGCAGCTTCAGAGAGCAATGGTCCACCCATATCTGAGGAGGCATCTCCTCAGGAACAGCAGAAGGCTCCACCTTTGGTGGGAAGTAAAGGGACAGCGCAGAAGTATGAGGAGATAGATTGTATGATTAATGAAGAGCAAACCGTACCATGCAGAAAAGAAGGGACAGAAGTTTACATGCCCTTCTCCTGGGTGGAAAAGTACTTTGAGGTTTATGGGAAAATCGCTCAGTATGATGGCTTTGAGAGATTTGAGTTTTCCCATAGCTACTCTAAAGTATATGCACAACGTGGACCATACCATTCTGATGGGGTTTTTATGTCATTTGAAGGATACAACGTGGAGGTCAGAGACCGGGTAAAGTGCATCAGTGGAGTAGAAG GAGTCCCATTATCCACCCAGTGGGGTCCACAGGGATATTTCTACCCAATTCAGATTGCACAGTATGGTCTAAGCCACTACAGCAAAAATCTGACTGAGAAGCCCCCCCATGTGGAAGTATATGAGACGGCTGATGAAAAGAGCGGAGTGACAGGGGTTTGGAACATCCCTAAAGGAGCCTCCGTCACCACCGTGTTTGACAATGTCAAGAATAGCCACGTCAAGCATTTTGTGGTTCCAG AGACTTCAGAAGGTGCTTCACTGTTGTTGGGAAACACAAAGGACTTCATCTTATCTCTGGATGTGAAGTTTATAACTAATGGCAGCATTTCAGTGGTGATGGAGACTACAGAGAAGAACCAAATTTTTACCCTACACTACATCACCAATACACAGCTTATTGCATTCCGTGACCATGATGTCTTTTATGGGGTGGGATCCCGGACAGCCTGGAGCACGCTGACCCGTGATCTAGTGACAGACCTCAAAAAGGGCGTAGGACTGTCCAACACAAAGGCTGTGAAGCAGACCAAGATCATGCCTAAGAAAGTGCTCCAGATTGTGGTGAAGGGCAGTGGCTTTTTAGACAATGTCACCATATCAACCACTGCTCACACAGCTGCCTTTTTTGCTGCCAGTGATTGGCTGGTTAGAAATCAGGACGCCAAAGGCGGCTGGCCAATAATGGTGACTCGAAAGCTAGGAGAGGGATTTAAGGCATTGGAGCCAGGGTGGTATTCTGCTATGGCTCAAGGGCAGGCAATATCCACATTGGTCCGTGCCTACCTTCTTACCAAGGAACAGTTCTATCTGGACTCTGCACTCAGAGCCACTTCTCCATTTAAACTGCCTTCAGAAAAGCATGGTGTAAAAGCAGTGTTCATGAACAAATATGACTGGTATGAAGAGTACCCCACCACCCCAAGCTCGTTTGTATTGAATGGCTTCATTTATGCTTTGCTTGGTCTGTATGACCTAAAGGAAACAGCAGGAGAGAAGCAGGGTAAGGAGGCAAGGCTCCTGTATGAACGAGGGATGGAGTCCCTCCGTGCCATGCTGCCTCTATATGATACAGGATCTGGGAGTATCTATGATTTACGACACTTTATGCTAGGCACAGCCCCAAACCTTGCCCGCTGGGACTATCACACCACTCACATTAACCAGCTGCAATTACTTGCAAGTATGGATGGGTCTCCAATATTTAGAGACTTTATCCGACGCTGGAAAAGCTACCTGAAAGGGGGCAGAGCCAAGCACAACTAG
- the glce.S gene encoding D-glucuronyl C5-epimerase isoform X1: MQMSTWERREQERESARYGFKMRCLAARVNYKTLIFICSLFTLVTVLLWNKCSSNDHTSNVPWDPQRGLRVDSFDKRVAASESNGPPISEEASPQEQQKAPPLVGSKGTAQKYEEIDCMINEEQTVPCRKEGTEVYMPFSWVEKYFEVYGKIAQYDGFERFEFSHSYSKVYAQRGPYHSDGVFMSFEGYNVEVRDRVKCISGVEGVPLSTQWGPQGYFYPIQIAQYGLSHYSKNLTEKPPHVEVYETADEKSGVTGVWNIPKGASVTTVFDNVKNSHVKHFVVPETSEGASLLLGNTKDFILSLDVKFITNGSISVVMETTEKNQIFTLHYITNTQLIAFRDHDVFYGVGSRTAWSTLTRDLVTDLKKGVGLSNTKAVKQTKIMPKKVLQIVVKGSGFLDNVTISTTAHTAAFFAASDWLVRNQDAKGGWPIMVTRKLGEGFKALEPGWYSAMAQGQAISTLVRAYLLTKEQFYLDSALRATSPFKLPSEKHGVKAVFMNKYDWYEEYPTTPSSFVLNGFIYALLGLYDLKETAGEKQGKEARLLYERGMESLRAMLPLYDTGSGSIYDLRHFMLGTAPNLARWDYHTTHINQLQLLASMDGSPIFRDFIRRWKSYLKGGRAKHN; the protein is encoded by the exons ATGCAAATGTCAACGTGGGAGAGACGAGAACAAGAAAGGGAGTCTGCaag GTATGGTTTCAAGATGCGTTGCTTGGCAGCCAGAGTCAACTATAAGACTCTCATCTTTATCTGCTCTCTCTTCACCCTCGTAACGGTCTTGCTTTGGAATAAATGTTCTTCCAATGACCATACTTCAAATGTGCCGTGGGATCCTCAGAGAGGTCTCCGAGTTGACAGCTTTGATAAGCGGGTAGCAGCTTCAGAGAGCAATGGTCCACCCATATCTGAGGAGGCATCTCCTCAGGAACAGCAGAAGGCTCCACCTTTGGTGGGAAGTAAAGGGACAGCGCAGAAGTATGAGGAGATAGATTGTATGATTAATGAAGAGCAAACCGTACCATGCAGAAAAGAAGGGACAGAAGTTTACATGCCCTTCTCCTGGGTGGAAAAGTACTTTGAGGTTTATGGGAAAATCGCTCAGTATGATGGCTTTGAGAGATTTGAGTTTTCCCATAGCTACTCTAAAGTATATGCACAACGTGGACCATACCATTCTGATGGGGTTTTTATGTCATTTGAAGGATACAACGTGGAGGTCAGAGACCGGGTAAAGTGCATCAGTGGAGTAGAAG GAGTCCCATTATCCACCCAGTGGGGTCCACAGGGATATTTCTACCCAATTCAGATTGCACAGTATGGTCTAAGCCACTACAGCAAAAATCTGACTGAGAAGCCCCCCCATGTGGAAGTATATGAGACGGCTGATGAAAAGAGCGGAGTGACAGGGGTTTGGAACATCCCTAAAGGAGCCTCCGTCACCACCGTGTTTGACAATGTCAAGAATAGCCACGTCAAGCATTTTGTGGTTCCAG AGACTTCAGAAGGTGCTTCACTGTTGTTGGGAAACACAAAGGACTTCATCTTATCTCTGGATGTGAAGTTTATAACTAATGGCAGCATTTCAGTGGTGATGGAGACTACAGAGAAGAACCAAATTTTTACCCTACACTACATCACCAATACACAGCTTATTGCATTCCGTGACCATGATGTCTTTTATGGGGTGGGATCCCGGACAGCCTGGAGCACGCTGACCCGTGATCTAGTGACAGACCTCAAAAAGGGCGTAGGACTGTCCAACACAAAGGCTGTGAAGCAGACCAAGATCATGCCTAAGAAAGTGCTCCAGATTGTGGTGAAGGGCAGTGGCTTTTTAGACAATGTCACCATATCAACCACTGCTCACACAGCTGCCTTTTTTGCTGCCAGTGATTGGCTGGTTAGAAATCAGGACGCCAAAGGCGGCTGGCCAATAATGGTGACTCGAAAGCTAGGAGAGGGATTTAAGGCATTGGAGCCAGGGTGGTATTCTGCTATGGCTCAAGGGCAGGCAATATCCACATTGGTCCGTGCCTACCTTCTTACCAAGGAACAGTTCTATCTGGACTCTGCACTCAGAGCCACTTCTCCATTTAAACTGCCTTCAGAAAAGCATGGTGTAAAAGCAGTGTTCATGAACAAATATGACTGGTATGAAGAGTACCCCACCACCCCAAGCTCGTTTGTATTGAATGGCTTCATTTATGCTTTGCTTGGTCTGTATGACCTAAAGGAAACAGCAGGAGAGAAGCAGGGTAAGGAGGCAAGGCTCCTGTATGAACGAGGGATGGAGTCCCTCCGTGCCATGCTGCCTCTATATGATACAGGATCTGGGAGTATCTATGATTTACGACACTTTATGCTAGGCACAGCCCCAAACCTTGCCCGCTGGGACTATCACACCACTCACATTAACCAGCTGCAATTACTTGCAAGTATGGATGGGTCTCCAATATTTAGAGACTTTATCCGACGCTGGAAAAGCTACCTGAAAGGGGGCAGAGCCAAGCACAACTAG
- the glce.S gene encoding D-glucuronyl C5-epimerase isoform X4, with protein sequence MRCLAARVNYKTLIFICSLFTLVTVLLWNKCSSNDHTSNVPWDPQRGLRVDSFDKRVAASESNGPPISEEASPQEQQKAPPLVGSKGTAQKYEEIDCMINEEQTVPCRKEGTEVYMPFSWVEKYFEVYGKIAQYDGFERFEFSHSYSKVYAQRGPYHSDGVFMSFEGYNVEVRDRVKCISGVEGVPLSTQWGPQGYFYPIQIAQYGLSHYSKNLTEKPPHVEVYETADEKSGVTGVWNIPKGASVTTVFDNVKNSHVKHFVVPETSEGASLLLGNTKDFILSLDVKFITNGSISVVMETTEKNQIFTLHYITNTQLIAFRDHDVFYGVGSRTAWSTLTRDLVTDLKKGVGLSNTKAVKQTKIMPKKVLQIVVKGSGFLDNVTISTTAHTAAFFAASDWLVRNQDAKGGWPIMVTRKLGEGFKALEPGWYSAMAQGQAISTLVRAYLLTKEQFYLDSALRATSPFKLPSEKHGVKAVFMNKYDWYEEYPTTPSSFVLNGFIYALLGLYDLKETAGEKQGKEARLLYERGMESLRAMLPLYDTGSGSIYDLRHFMLGTAPNLARWDYHTTHINQLQLLASMDGSPIFRDFIRRWKSYLKGGRAKHN encoded by the exons ATGCGTTGCTTGGCAGCCAGAGTCAACTATAAGACTCTCATCTTTATCTGCTCTCTCTTCACCCTCGTAACGGTCTTGCTTTGGAATAAATGTTCTTCCAATGACCATACTTCAAATGTGCCGTGGGATCCTCAGAGAGGTCTCCGAGTTGACAGCTTTGATAAGCGGGTAGCAGCTTCAGAGAGCAATGGTCCACCCATATCTGAGGAGGCATCTCCTCAGGAACAGCAGAAGGCTCCACCTTTGGTGGGAAGTAAAGGGACAGCGCAGAAGTATGAGGAGATAGATTGTATGATTAATGAAGAGCAAACCGTACCATGCAGAAAAGAAGGGACAGAAGTTTACATGCCCTTCTCCTGGGTGGAAAAGTACTTTGAGGTTTATGGGAAAATCGCTCAGTATGATGGCTTTGAGAGATTTGAGTTTTCCCATAGCTACTCTAAAGTATATGCACAACGTGGACCATACCATTCTGATGGGGTTTTTATGTCATTTGAAGGATACAACGTGGAGGTCAGAGACCGGGTAAAGTGCATCAGTGGAGTAGAAG GAGTCCCATTATCCACCCAGTGGGGTCCACAGGGATATTTCTACCCAATTCAGATTGCACAGTATGGTCTAAGCCACTACAGCAAAAATCTGACTGAGAAGCCCCCCCATGTGGAAGTATATGAGACGGCTGATGAAAAGAGCGGAGTGACAGGGGTTTGGAACATCCCTAAAGGAGCCTCCGTCACCACCGTGTTTGACAATGTCAAGAATAGCCACGTCAAGCATTTTGTGGTTCCAG AGACTTCAGAAGGTGCTTCACTGTTGTTGGGAAACACAAAGGACTTCATCTTATCTCTGGATGTGAAGTTTATAACTAATGGCAGCATTTCAGTGGTGATGGAGACTACAGAGAAGAACCAAATTTTTACCCTACACTACATCACCAATACACAGCTTATTGCATTCCGTGACCATGATGTCTTTTATGGGGTGGGATCCCGGACAGCCTGGAGCACGCTGACCCGTGATCTAGTGACAGACCTCAAAAAGGGCGTAGGACTGTCCAACACAAAGGCTGTGAAGCAGACCAAGATCATGCCTAAGAAAGTGCTCCAGATTGTGGTGAAGGGCAGTGGCTTTTTAGACAATGTCACCATATCAACCACTGCTCACACAGCTGCCTTTTTTGCTGCCAGTGATTGGCTGGTTAGAAATCAGGACGCCAAAGGCGGCTGGCCAATAATGGTGACTCGAAAGCTAGGAGAGGGATTTAAGGCATTGGAGCCAGGGTGGTATTCTGCTATGGCTCAAGGGCAGGCAATATCCACATTGGTCCGTGCCTACCTTCTTACCAAGGAACAGTTCTATCTGGACTCTGCACTCAGAGCCACTTCTCCATTTAAACTGCCTTCAGAAAAGCATGGTGTAAAAGCAGTGTTCATGAACAAATATGACTGGTATGAAGAGTACCCCACCACCCCAAGCTCGTTTGTATTGAATGGCTTCATTTATGCTTTGCTTGGTCTGTATGACCTAAAGGAAACAGCAGGAGAGAAGCAGGGTAAGGAGGCAAGGCTCCTGTATGAACGAGGGATGGAGTCCCTCCGTGCCATGCTGCCTCTATATGATACAGGATCTGGGAGTATCTATGATTTACGACACTTTATGCTAGGCACAGCCCCAAACCTTGCCCGCTGGGACTATCACACCACTCACATTAACCAGCTGCAATTACTTGCAAGTATGGATGGGTCTCCAATATTTAGAGACTTTATCCGACGCTGGAAAAGCTACCTGAAAGGGGGCAGAGCCAAGCACAACTAG